CCAGGGAATGATTCAGATAGAAAAGGCAATATTTTCCGCTGTAGGGTTACGTGTAGGTGAGCATCTATTTCGTCGATAATAGCTACACCACACAGCTTTGAGGGACTGACCTTTAAATATTCAGAACGCATCAAAAGTTTTGAGAATACGCTAAAAATCGACGAATACCCTGAAGAGAGATTCTGAAACGTATAAGGTTCCTTACCATCTTGTTTAATATAAAACTTGAAATTATCTGCATCGAAGTTTAGATGGACTGACTGATCTTCCATTAAAAACTTTAGATTGTCATCAAAATCAGATAGCCACTTAGTTATCTCTTTCTCTAATTCCTGGTTTCTATGCTCAGTAATAGAGAATGATCGGCGGGTATATAAGTTAACCAGGTGCTGTTCTAGCTGGTTTCCAATTTGAGCACCAGATCTTTGGTTGTTTAAGTCGCCTTTATTATAGTTTGTTCCCGATGCACTTCGGGCATCCTGAATTTGAGACTGTCTGACAGCTGGAAATAATTCAATGACTCCCAATTCACTGTCTACCATTCGAGAAAACTCAAGGTGGTCACTAATTGTAATATTAGGACTGCTGGTTACGCTATCAATCTCACGATCTAAATGTTCAATTTGTTTTTTTGCGTTTTGATATTGAGAAGAACCTTCCTGGGCGTTATCTCGCTGTCCAATCCAATGTAGTTTTTGTTGCTCCCATTTCTTAAGGTTATCCAGTTTCTTAGAGCGTACAATATCAATAAGTTTTTTATAGATACTGTCTACTAAAGATGTCTTGCCTGATCCATTTGAACCAGTAAGAATAAGATTTTTCCCATTCAGTTCAATATCTATTTGATCTTCTGAATACGGAACGGTAGTTGATATTTTTTTAATAAATTTTTTCAAGATCTACCTCTTTAACATGCCTTTGCAGAATTTGAGTCATGGCGCCCAGCTCACGCGCCGGTTTGGAGCTGCGAAGCGGCGGAAAATCGGTCGCTGTGCAGCCGATGGTTAGATTCAGACAAGATCAAATGGAAGCTTTTCACCATTGAGCTCCGAAAGAGTTTTCCCGAAAGAGGGGTTGTATTTTCGAGCATACTCGAGGGAAACCATCGGTATTCTGAACTTTTTGGTGTGCATTCTTCCAAAGGTATCGGCAAGCTTCACCCTAACCTCGACCTCTTCCCTGTTCACTTTAGGAAAGCAGCCACCCCAACTATCTGGTTGTTCGAAATAAACGACTCCATTCGTTGATTGTCCAATGTTTAAGTAGGTTTCTACTTTGTTGAAGCCCGAACTGGCGTTCTGGAAGAGGAAAGGGTATACCTTCGTGGATTCACCAATTTTTGCTTGAAAATCCTCCAAAGCGACAGCTTGCTGGTTTAGCCAGAACCAACCTATTGAGTGTTTTACCCATAGTAGACTGAAAGGTTTGAGATTCCAGTGGTAGCCCACCGAAAGAGCTTCCAGGCTGGATGGCGAAGACCCAACATTCGATACGCTCAGGTACAGAGCTATACAGGTACGATGAACCTCAAATTGCCCCTTCTTTTTCCCTGTGGTAAATGTGCACGCGAAAGTCGGCCCATCAATAACTCTGAGCGCAAACTTAGGTTTCCGTCTAAGAGCTGAGAATATTCCGCTAACCCAACCCAGCAGGATCGTGGCCAAGAATATTGATAGCGTCAGAACACCTTGATTGTTGTTCAGCCAACTGGCGAACTCGGTATATATGGCCATAAAAAATCTAACGACTAAGCTCACCGGCGGCAATGGAGCGCAGCGGAATTGCCGTCCGGTGCAGCGCCTTGTTATGCATCGGATTATGGGGCAACTAATAAATAGCGATTATCTCCGCCACCCTTCGGTGGCCATTATCTTTTGCGCTTCTTCGGTAACCAGAAAGTCTAGGAACATCTGCGCCTCACGGTCTGCGTCAGGTGAGATGACTACATTGACATCTCGCCAGATCGTTCGGCCTTCATCTAAGCGAACAAGCTCCAATACATCGGGGTGCGTGATTGGCCAGTTCGGCCAGGTAATCCAGGCATCAGCGTCCAGCTCCTTGAACGCATTGAAGCTGGCGCCAGAGCCGAGCGAGTACGACACGATATTCTTCCGAAACTGCGCGACGTCATTCAGCGAGCCCATGCGTCCGGCGACGTCTTCCCATGTTCCAGTTCCGGAGGTGTTGTAGATGCCCTTGCCCTCCGTAACGACGATTTTCATTCCTTCCACTAGAAGCGCGTCAAAGCCCTGAATATTCTTTGGGTTGCCGGCCTTAACGGCTATAACGGTGGGCCTGATATAGATCGGCTCGACCTTGCTGGGGTCGAAGGTCTTGTAGGTTAGCAGGAATGCCGTCATCGACTGCTCCGAAGTACCCCAAAGTATATCGGCATCTGCCTGCGCATCAGCAGACCATCTGCTTTCAGGCCCGGCGATAATTTCCACTTTGGTACCCGAACGGTTTTCCCAGACCTCAGCGACTTTTTTGAAGGCGGTATTCGGCCCCCCAGCACCATACAGTTTGACGACACCATCCTTCGGCTCGTGCTCGATTGATGGGTCATAAAGTGATGCCTGAGCGAATGACGGAACAACTGCTGCTGCACAAAAGAGTGCTATGACGGTAACTATTTTCATTTTCTATCTCCTAATTTGAATGAGATTGTAACTTGGCTGTGAGGCATAACGACTAAGCTCACCGGCGGCAATGGAGCGCAGCGGAATTGCCGTCCGGTGCAGCGCCTTGTTATGCATCGGATTATGGGGCAACTAATAAATAGCGATTATCTCCGCCACCCTTCGGTGGCCATTATCTTTTGCGCTTCTTCGGTAACCAGAAAGTCTAGGAACATCTGCGCCTCACGGTCTGCGTCAGGTGAGATGACTACATTGACATCTCGCCAGATCGTTCGGCCTTCATCTAAGCGAACAAGCTCCAATACATCGGGGTGCGTGATTGGCCAGTTCGGCCAGGTAATCCAGGCATCAGCGTCCAGCTCCTTGAACGCATTGAAGCTGGCGCCAGAGCCGAGCGAGTACGACACGATATTCTTCCGAAACTGCGCGACGTCATTCAGCGAGCCCATGCGTCCGGCGACGTCTTCCCATGTTCCAGTTCCGGAGGTGTTGTAGATGCCCTTGCCCTCCGTAACGACGATTTTCATTCCTTCCACTAGAAGCGCGTCAAAGCCCTGAATATTCTTTGGGTTGCCGGCCTTAACGGCTATAACGGTGGGCCTGATATAGATCGGCTCGACCTTGCTGGGGTCGAAGGTCTTGTAGGTTAGCAGGAATGCCGTCATCGACTGCTCCGAAGTACCCCAAAGTATATCGGCATCTGCCTGCGCATCAGCAGACCATCTGCTTTCAGGCCCGGCGATAATTTCCACTTTGGTACCCGAACGGTTTTCCCAGACCTCAGCGACTTTTTTGAAGGCGGTATTCGGCCCCCCAGCACCATACAGTTTGACGACACCATCCTTCGGCTCGTGCTCGATTGATGGGTCATAAAGTGATGCCTGAGCGAATGACGGAACAACTGCTGCTGCACAAAAGAGTGCTATGACGGTAACTATTTTCATTTTCTATCTCCTAATTTGAATGAGATTGTAACTTGGCTGTGAGGCATAACGACTAAGCTCACCGGCGGCAATGGAGCGCAGCGGAATTGCCGTCCGGTGCAGCGCCTTGTTATGCATCGGATTATGGGGCAACTAATAAATAGCGATTATCTCCGCCACCCTTCGGTGGCCATTATCTTTTGCGCTTCTTCGGTAACCAGAAAGTCTAGGAACATCTGCGCCTCACGGTCTGCGTCAGGTGAGATGACTACATTGACATCTCGCCAGATCGTTCGGCCTTCATCTAAGCGAACAAGCTCCAATACATCGGGGTGCGTGATTGGCCAGTTCGGCCAGGTAATCCAGGCATCAGCGTCCAGCTCCTTGAACGCATTGAAGCTGGCGCCAGAGCCGAGCGAGTACGACACGATATTCTTCCGAAACTGCGCGACGTCATTCAGCGAGCCCATGCGTCCGGCGACGTCTTCCCATGTTCCAGTTCCGGAGGTGTTGTAGATGCCCTTGCCCTCCGTAACGACGATTTTCATTCCTTCCACTAGAAGCGCGTCAAAGCCCTGAATATTCTTTGGGTTGCCGGCCTTAACGGCTATAACGGTGGGCCTGATATAGATCGGCTCGACCTTGCTGGGGTCGAAGGTCTTGTAGGTTAGCAGGAATGCCGTCATCGACTGCTCCGAAGTACCCCAAAGTATATCGGCATCTGCCTGCGCATCAGCAGACCATCTGCTTTCAGGCCCGGCGATAATTTCCACTTTGGTACCCGAACGGTTTTCCCAGACCTCAGCGACTTTTTTGAAGGCGGTATTCGGCCCCCCAGCACCATACAGTTTGACGACACCATCCTTCGGCTCGTGCTCGATTGATGGGTCATAAAGTGATGCCTGAGCGAATGACGGAACAACTGCTGCTGCACAAAAGAGTGCTATGACGGTAACTATTTTCATTTTCTATCTCCTAATTTGAATGAGATTGTAACTTGGCTGTGAGGCATAACAGTGATTAGACTGCGCGCTCGTTTATTGACTTGAACGTGCACGCGCGTTCAAGTCAATAAACGAGCGCGCAATTCCTTACCTAACCCTTTGATAGAAAAGGTTTCCAAGAATGGCTCGGCTACCTATGCAGAATTCGCACGCCTGCGCTTTTTGCCGGATCCAATAATACTGTGCATTTATCCATGCCCTGAGGTAGTCGGGCATGGAGACGTAGTGCATACCAACACTGCCAAGCCGGGTAAGAGCGGCCATGCGAGTGAACCGCTACAAGCGGGCGGTGAGGCCTGAATTTGGGATAGCACGAAAATTTGGAAGGGTACCGGCCACGCTACCGCCCCTACTTGAGCATATCGTGATGGCTCCCTGCCATCCATGCAGTAGTCCTTTCCTTAGCGCGATGCTATCGGTCATTTCTGGGCTGTTACTGACCGTGAACAGTCAGCTTATTGATTGGTGGCGTTGGATGCAAAAGGCTGCGTGGAAAACATCCGTATCTGCCGCTAAGCGAATACTCTTGCTGTTGGTGACCCTATTCCAATGAAAACACCCCGAAAGCTGGGGGCACAGCTTTCGAGGTGTGATTCAGGTCTTGCAGGTATCAGGAATTACACGGTTCCTATTGGAAGGTGGCGTTACAGCCCCAGCTCGTGGGTGGCTTCTTCGCGCATCTTGAACTTCTGGATCTTGCCGGTAACGGTCATCGGGAAGGCGTCGACGAACTTCACGTAGCGGGGAATCTTGAAGTGGGCGATCTTGCCCTGGCAGAAGCCTCTCAGGCCTTCTTCATCCAACTCTTCACCCTCGACCAGCTTGACCCAGGCCATCACTTCTTCGCCGTACTTGGCATCGGGTACGCCGATCACCTGCACGTCCGAGATGGCGGGGTGGGTGTAGAGGAAGTCCTCGATCTCGCGGGGATAGATGTTCTCGCCGCCGCGGATGATCATGTCCTTGATGCGACCGACAATCGCCACGTAGCCGTCTTCGTCCATGGTGGCGAGGTCGCCGGTGTGCATCCAGCGGCTGGCGTCGATGGATTTGGCGGTGGCATCCGGGTTGTCCCAGTAGCCGAGCATCACGCTATAGCCGCGGGTACACAGTTCGCCGCGCTCGCCGCGTGGCACCACGGCGCCGTTGGAAGGATCGACCAGCTTGACCTCCAGGTGCGGGTGAATGGTGCCCACGGTGGTGACGCGTTTCTCGAGCGGGGCATCGGTGAGGGTCTGGAAGCTGACCGGGCTGGTCTCGGTCATGCCGTAGCAGATGGTCACGCCTTCCATGTGCATCTTGTCGATCACCTGGCGCATCACCTCGATGGGGCAGATAGAGCCGGCCATGATGCCGGTGCGCAGTGTCGAAAGGTCGAACTCGGCAAAGCGCGGATGTTCCAGTTCGGCGATGAACATGGTCGGCACGCCGAAGAGGGCGGTGGCGCGCTCGTTTTCCACGGCCGTAAGCGTCGCTTCGGCGTCGAAGCCGTCTCCGGGATAGATAATGGTCGCGCCGTGCGTCATGCAGCCCAGGTTGCCCATCACCATGCCGAAGCAATGATAGAGCGGCACCGGAATCACCAGCCGGTCGGCCTCAGAGAACCCCATGGCGCGGGCCACGAAGAAGCCGTTGTTGAGAATGTTGTGGTGGGAAAGCGTCGCGCCCTTGGGCGAGCCGGTGGTCCCAGAGGTGTACTGGATGTTGATCGGCTCATCGAACTGCAGCGCCCCCTGAACCTCGGCGAGTTGTGCCTGGCTGACCGTCTCGGCCCCTTCCAGTAGGCCTTGCCAGGTGAGCATGCCGGGCAGGGCATCGGCGGCATCCAGGCAGATCACCCGCTTGAGCGCCGGCAGGTGAGGGCAGTTCAGGCCGCCTTCTTGCGGCTTGGCGAGCTCCGGTGCCAGCTCGGCGATCATCTGCACGTAGTTCGAGGCCTTGAAGCGCCCCTGCAGAATCAGGGTCGCGGTGGCGGACTGGGTGAGGGCGTATTCCAGCTCGTGGGTGCGATAGCTCGGGTTCAGGTTGACCAGGATGGCGCCGATCTTGGCGGTGGCGAACTGGGTGATGGTCCACTCGGCCCGGTTGGGCGCCCAGATACCGACCCGCTCGCCCTGCACCACACCGGCGGCGAGCAGCGCGCGGGCGGCCTTGTCGACTTCGGCCTGCAGTTCCCGCCAGCTATAACGCAGCCCCTGGTGCAGGCTTAGCAGGGCATCGCGGTCGGGCACCCGCTCGACGGTGGCATCGAAACAGTCGCCGATGGTCTGGCCCTTGAGGGGCGTGTCGCTGGTGCCACTGACATAGCTTGCTACGGGCGGGGTGGTGGGCGAATCCGGGGTGGGGCGTTGGCGTGTCATGCTGGCTCCTATGATTATTGTGCTTTTAGAACCGGAGCGCCGCGCCCGCCACACGGGGCGCATTTTGCTGGTATTCCAGGCTAAGGCCCGGGTTAAGGGTCCAGGCGCTCCAGCACCGCCCGGCAGCGCGTCTCGACGTCATCGAGCTCATGCTGCATCAGGCGGATATCCTCTAGGCGTTGCTCCATATCGGCCCGCTTCTCGGCGAGAATTTCGAGGATGCGGTGAAGCTGGCGGGCATTGCCGTCGGGCATGGCATCGTAGAGCTCGACGACCTCGCGAATCTCGGCCAGCGTGAAACCGAGCCGCTTGCCGCGCAGCGTCAGCTTCAGTCGCACCCGGTCCTTGTCATGATAGATGCGTCGTTGGCCCTTGCGCTCAGGCGACAGCAACCCTTCCTGCTCGTAGAAGCGGATGGTGCGGGGCGTTACCTCGAACATCTCGGCCAGCTCACCGATCGCGAAGGTTCGCTTGCGCCTCACGGCTCCCGCGGCGGCCTCGGCCGGGGTTGCCTGGGACTCGGTCTGGCTGGGCTTGGGCATAGTGACGTTCCTTGGCGTTAGCGATGCTGTTGCGATGCATTGGTCGGTGACGGAATGATCGCATGAACGCCGTGGCGCTTCGACTCTCCCAGATTAGTTATGCTTGACGTTAACGTAAAGGGAATATATTGCTGTTGGCCTTAGACCAAGGGGTGGCTTGCGCCCGACCAAGCAAATGCTAGGTTGGTGGCATTGCCCGGCGAGGCCGCGGCCGCCCCGTCATTCTTGCTGTCATTCATGCTACGGAAAGCGTTATGGCCGGGCCGACGTGAATACCGACTGTCTGTACGGCGCCTTTCGTTAACGCCAACTTCGTTAACGCTGGCCCGTTTCAGACGATGTCGAGACGCCTGCCGGCCGGTGACGTCAGAGGAGATCACCATGGATTTTGCACTCACCGAGGACCAGTACGCCCTGCAGCAGGCGGCGGCTGACTTCTGCCGTGCCGAACTCGCCGACCATGCCGCCGACTGGGATGCCCGTTCGCACTTTCCGGTGGATGTCATCAAGCGTGCCGGGGAAGCCGGCTTTCTGGGCATCTATATCGATGAGGAGCGGGGCGGGCTGGGGCTCTCGCGGCTCGAGGCCTCGCTGATCTTCGAGCAGCTCGCCCAGGGCTGCATCTCGACCACGGCCTATCTGACCATTCACAACATGGCCAGTTGGATGATCGCCAACTGGGGCAGCGAGGCGCTGCGCGAGACCTGGCTCGAGCGGCTGATCAGCGGCGAGCTGCTGGCCTCCTACTGCCTGACCGAGCCGGGCGCCGGTTCTGATGCGGCCAACCTGCGCAGCAAGGCGGTACGCGAGGGTGACGAGTATCGAATCAGCGGCTCGAAGATGTTCATTTCCGGGGCCGGGTCCACCGATGTGCTGGTGGTGATGGCGCGCACCGGGGCGTCTGATTCCGGCGCTGGCGGTATCTCTGCGTTCCTGGTGCCCGCCGACAGTGCCGGTATCGAATACGGCAAGAACGAAGAAAAGATGGGCTGGAAGAGCCAGCCAACCCGGCTGGTCAGCTTCGATGATGTGCGGGTGCCGGTCGGGAATCGCCTCGGTGAAGAAGGCGAAGGCTTCCGCCTGGCCATGAAGGGTCTCGACGGCGGGCGGCTCAACATCGCCAGCTGCTCGCTGGGTGCCGCCCAGCAGGCGCTGACGCTGTCTCGCGACTATCTAGGCCAGCGCAAGCAGTTCGGCCGCGAGCTCTCAAGCTTCCAGGCCCTGCAGTTCAAGTTGGCCGACATGGCAAGCGACTTGGTGGCATCGCGGCTGATGGTGCGCCATGCGGCCTGGCGTCTCGATCAGGGCGACCCTGAAGCCACGGCCCACTGCGCCATGGCCAAGCGGGTCGCCACCGACATGGGCTTCAACGTCTGCAACGAGGCCCTGCAGCTGCACGGCGGCTATGGCTACATCAAGGAATACCCGCTGGAGCGACTGGTGCGTGACACCCGCGTGCACCAGATCCTCGAGGGCACTAACGAGATCATGCGCGTGATCAGCGCCCGGCGTCTGCTCGCCGATGGCGTGATCGAGTCGCTGCAGTGAGGCGCGCCCGACGCCACCTATCCACCACCTTTCAGTTTCTCCGATAACGACCGACAAGGAGCCCGATCGATGACCGATGCACCCGTGCTGTTCGAGGAGCGCCCGACCCGCGAGGGGTATCTTATCGGGGTGGCGACCCTCAATGCCCCAAGGGCGCTGAACGCCCTGTCGCTTGCCATGATCGAGCAGCTCTCGGCCCGCCTGACGCAATGGGCCGATGACGAGCGGGTGGTCGCCGTCTGGCTGGAAGGCGCCGGCGAGAAGGCATTCTGCGCCGGCGGTGACATCGTTGCGCTTTACAAGGCGATTCAGGCCGGGGAGGGCGGCGCCCTTGCCGAGACCTACTTCACCGGCGAATACGGCCTCGACTATCAGATTCATTGCTATGAAAAGCCGCTGCTGGTGTGGGGCGACGGCATCGTGATGGGCGGCGGCATGGGACTGATGGCCGGAGCCGGTCATCGCCTGGTCACCGAGACCTCGCTGCTGGCGATGCCGGAGATCAGCATCGGCTTTTATCCGGACATCGGTGCCAGCTGGTTCCTCAACCGCATGCCGCCGGGCATCGGCGCCTACCTGGGCCTGACCGGCGCCCAGCTCAATGCGCGAGACGCCTTAGACCTGGGCCTTGCCGACCGCTTCGTGCCTCGGGAGAGCCGCGAAACCCTGTTCGAAGCGCTGCTATCTGCCGACTTCGACGAGGCCGATGACGCCCGGGCGCTGCAGGCGGTGGTGGGGCGAGTGCTCGACCGTTTCGAGAATCGGGACCAGGCGCCGGCTGCCCAGCTGTGGCCGCATCGCGATCATCTGCAGCGCCTCACCGCCTGCGCATCGGCCACGGATGCCGCCGCGCGCATCCTCGACGATGACCATCAGGATGACTGGCTCGCCGCCAATCGGGCGCGGCTCGCCGCTGGCTGCCCGCTGAGCGCGCAGCTGGTCTGGCAGATGATCCGGCGTCATTCCCGCACCGGCCTCGCCGAGGCCTTCCGTGAAGAGCTCAATCTATCTGTGCAGTGCTGTCTGAAGGGTGATCTCGCCGAGGGCGTGCGGGCGCTTCTAATCGACAAGGACAAGACCCCGCGCTGGTCGCATTCAAGCGTCGGCGCGGTGCCCAAGGCCGATGTCGAGGCCCTGCTGCGACCGCTGTGGAACCCTGAGACGCACCCGCTGCGCGAGCTGTAATACAGCGATGCAGCAACGATAACGGCAGCAACAACAACGCAACAACAACAACGATCACATAACCACCCAACAAGGAGCCACACCATGCGTATCGCCTTCATCGGTCTTGGCAACATGGGGGGCCCCATGGCCACCAATCTCGTCAAGGCTGGCCATGATGTCTGCGTCTTCGATCTATCGGATCAGGCCATGCAAACCCTCGAGGACGCCGGCGCTAGCCGTGCCGCCAGCGCCGAGGCGGTGACCAAGGAGGCCGAGGTGGTGGTCTCGATGCTGCCAGCCGGCGCCCATGTGAAGGGGCTCTACCTGGGCAACGACGGTGCCCCGGGGCTGCTGGATACCCTCGCCGGTAACCCGCTGATCATCGATGCTTCGACCATCGCCCCGGATGATTCCCGCACCGTGGGTGCCGCCGCCGCCGAGCGCGGGTTTGCCTTCGTGGATGCTCCCGTGTCGGGCGGGGTGGGCGGTGCGGTCGCCGGCACCCTGTCTTTCATCGTCGGTGGCAGCGACGAGGGCTTCGAGCGGGCCAAGCCGGTTCTCGAGGCCATGGGCAAGAACATCTTCCACGCTGGCGAAACCGGCGCCGGTCAGGTGGCCAAGATCTGCAACAACATGCTGCTCGGCATTCTCATGAGCGGCACGGCAGAGGCCCTGGCGCTGGGCGTCGAGAACGGCCTCGACCCGGCGGTGCTCTCCGAGGTTATGAAGCAGAGCAGCGGCGGCAACTGGGCGCTCAACGGCTACAACCCCTGGCCAGGGGTGATGGAGAAAGCGCCGGCGTCGAACGACTACCAAGGTGGCTTTCATACCGACCTGATGGCCAAGGATCTGGGGCTCGCCTGGGAGCTGGCGCTGGGGTCAAGGTCGACGGTGCCGATGGGGTCTCAGGCGCGTAACCTCTTTGCCCTGCATGCGGCCAATGGCAACGGCGGGCTTGATTTCTCGAGCATTCAGCGCCTGTATCGCCGCGACGAGGACTGAGGTGAGAGGCGGCGTGGAATGAGAAGCTCAGAGCAGTGAGAGGTACGTAAGAGCGCAGTGAGAGATACGTAAATAGAGATAGCTGGGGAAATAGAGATAGCTGGAGAAATAGAGAGGGCCGGCCGCGTCAGACGGTGCCGGCCCTTGCTCACATTGGGGCCATGGCCTGAGTGGGGCACAATGACGTCCCCTTTCGACCGAGGTTGCCATGACGTCGACATCTTCTTCCCAGTCACCCGCCCGGCGCGGCTCGATGCTCGAAGCGCCCATCGCCCGCACGCTGGTGCGCAAGACTCTGCCGGTGATCGGCGGCATGCTGGCGATGATGACCTTCAACCTGGTCGATGCCTGGTACATCGCCAGCCTCGGCACTGCGCCGCTGGCGGCGGTATCCTTTACCTTTCCTGTCGTCTTCGCGGTGATCAGCCTGGCGATCGGGCTCG
Above is a window of Halomonas sp. I5-271120 DNA encoding:
- a CDS encoding AAA family ATPase, encoding MKKFIKKISTTVPYSEDQIDIELNGKNLILTGSNGSGKTSLVDSIYKKLIDIVRSKKLDNLKKWEQQKLHWIGQRDNAQEGSSQYQNAKKQIEHLDREIDSVTSSPNITISDHLEFSRMVDSELGVIELFPAVRQSQIQDARSASGTNYNKGDLNNQRSGAQIGNQLEQHLVNLYTRRSFSITEHRNQELEKEITKWLSDFDDNLKFLMEDQSVHLNFDADNFKFYIKQDGKEPYTFQNLSSGYSSIFSVFSKLLMRSEYLKVSPSKLCGVAIIDEIDAHLHVTLQRKILPFLSESFPGIQYIVTTHSPFVLTSVSNAEIYDISRREQVGDLSSYSYESVLEGLFGVSSASDILQNKIREIAIKIEDENTNTEELETLVNKLESNQDILDEESRFYLNSAKLEINKIKKGVGK
- a CDS encoding substrate-binding domain-containing protein; the protein is MKIVTVIALFCAAAVVPSFAQASLYDPSIEHEPKDGVVKLYGAGGPNTAFKKVAEVWENRSGTKVEIIAGPESRWSADAQADADILWGTSEQSMTAFLLTYKTFDPSKVEPIYIRPTVIAVKAGNPKNIQGFDALLVEGMKIVVTEGKGIYNTSGTGTWEDVAGRMGSLNDVAQFRKNIVSYSLGSGASFNAFKELDADAWITWPNWPITHPDVLELVRLDEGRTIWRDVNVVISPDADREAQMFLDFLVTEEAQKIMATEGWRR
- a CDS encoding AMP-binding protein, producing MTRQRPTPDSPTTPPVASYVSGTSDTPLKGQTIGDCFDATVERVPDRDALLSLHQGLRYSWRELQAEVDKAARALLAAGVVQGERVGIWAPNRAEWTITQFATAKIGAILVNLNPSYRTHELEYALTQSATATLILQGRFKASNYVQMIAELAPELAKPQEGGLNCPHLPALKRVICLDAADALPGMLTWQGLLEGAETVSQAQLAEVQGALQFDEPINIQYTSGTTGSPKGATLSHHNILNNGFFVARAMGFSEADRLVIPVPLYHCFGMVMGNLGCMTHGATIIYPGDGFDAEATLTAVENERATALFGVPTMFIAELEHPRFAEFDLSTLRTGIMAGSICPIEVMRQVIDKMHMEGVTICYGMTETSPVSFQTLTDAPLEKRVTTVGTIHPHLEVKLVDPSNGAVVPRGERGELCTRGYSVMLGYWDNPDATAKSIDASRWMHTGDLATMDEDGYVAIVGRIKDMIIRGGENIYPREIEDFLYTHPAISDVQVIGVPDAKYGEEVMAWVKLVEGEELDEEGLRGFCQGKIAHFKIPRYVKFVDAFPMTVTGKIQKFKMREEATHELGL
- a CDS encoding MerR family DNA-binding transcriptional regulator, yielding MPKPSQTESQATPAEAAAGAVRRKRTFAIGELAEMFEVTPRTIRFYEQEGLLSPERKGQRRIYHDKDRVRLKLTLRGKRLGFTLAEIREVVELYDAMPDGNARQLHRILEILAEKRADMEQRLEDIRLMQHELDDVETRCRAVLERLDP
- a CDS encoding acyl-CoA dehydrogenase family protein, giving the protein MDFALTEDQYALQQAAADFCRAELADHAADWDARSHFPVDVIKRAGEAGFLGIYIDEERGGLGLSRLEASLIFEQLAQGCISTTAYLTIHNMASWMIANWGSEALRETWLERLISGELLASYCLTEPGAGSDAANLRSKAVREGDEYRISGSKMFISGAGSTDVLVVMARTGASDSGAGGISAFLVPADSAGIEYGKNEEKMGWKSQPTRLVSFDDVRVPVGNRLGEEGEGFRLAMKGLDGGRLNIASCSLGAAQQALTLSRDYLGQRKQFGRELSSFQALQFKLADMASDLVASRLMVRHAAWRLDQGDPEATAHCAMAKRVATDMGFNVCNEALQLHGGYGYIKEYPLERLVRDTRVHQILEGTNEIMRVISARRLLADGVIESLQ
- a CDS encoding enoyl-CoA hydratase/isomerase family protein, with protein sequence MTDAPVLFEERPTREGYLIGVATLNAPRALNALSLAMIEQLSARLTQWADDERVVAVWLEGAGEKAFCAGGDIVALYKAIQAGEGGALAETYFTGEYGLDYQIHCYEKPLLVWGDGIVMGGGMGLMAGAGHRLVTETSLLAMPEISIGFYPDIGASWFLNRMPPGIGAYLGLTGAQLNARDALDLGLADRFVPRESRETLFEALLSADFDEADDARALQAVVGRVLDRFENRDQAPAAQLWPHRDHLQRLTACASATDAAARILDDDHQDDWLAANRARLAAGCPLSAQLVWQMIRRHSRTGLAEAFREELNLSVQCCLKGDLAEGVRALLIDKDKTPRWSHSSVGAVPKADVEALLRPLWNPETHPLREL
- the mmsB gene encoding 3-hydroxyisobutyrate dehydrogenase encodes the protein MRIAFIGLGNMGGPMATNLVKAGHDVCVFDLSDQAMQTLEDAGASRAASAEAVTKEAEVVVSMLPAGAHVKGLYLGNDGAPGLLDTLAGNPLIIDASTIAPDDSRTVGAAAAERGFAFVDAPVSGGVGGAVAGTLSFIVGGSDEGFERAKPVLEAMGKNIFHAGETGAGQVAKICNNMLLGILMSGTAEALALGVENGLDPAVLSEVMKQSSGGNWALNGYNPWPGVMEKAPASNDYQGGFHTDLMAKDLGLAWELALGSRSTVPMGSQARNLFALHAANGNGGLDFSSIQRLYRRDED